The genomic window CACTCACCCGGCTCATGACGGGCTGGCCGCCTCCCGGCTGGGCTTTCGCCCTGTGCGACGTCGGACAGGGCGACGCCATGGTGCTCGCCACGGGGGAGGGTTCGGGGGTGGTCGTCGACGCCGGCCCCGAACCACGCCTTGTCGACGGGTGCCTGCGCGACCTGGACATCACCCGTGTTCCCCTCCTGCTTCTCACCCACTTCTTCTCCCGATAGTTTCAGACGCTCTCATTGAGGGCGGCCCTGCAGGGGCCGCCCAACACTGTGTGCGAGCTTCCTCGTTACCTCTGACGGTGTTGGGTTCTCTCAGTCGGAGGGGTAAGTGGATCTGTTCTTCGTCAGCCGGGCCCGTGTACAGGAACGGCCAGAGTTGTACAGCGGGGTGGGCGCGGAGGCTGTACGACGGCTGGACTTCCGGGCTCTGCCGGATCGTCTGCCCGTGATCGTGGACGGGCAGATGCGGCCGGTGGAGCCGGCCTGTTCCTGGTTTCGGTACCTGGCCTACCTGGGGCGTGATCCGGAGAACACGCTGCGGCACTACGCGTACATCGTGCTGCGGCTGATGGAGTTTCTGGCCGAGCGAGGCCGCGAGCTGGGGACTGCGGCCGAGTCCGATCTGGTGGCCTACCGGCGGTCGCGGATCGAGTTGCAGGATGTGCCGGTGGGCGGAACGGCCTGGGACCGAGAAGCGTCGGTGATCAACACACTGCTGGACTGGATGGTCGGCCGGGGGCTGCGGCGCACGTCACCGCTGCGGGCGGTCGGCTCCTCGAACCCGCTGTCCAGCGGGTTGAGCCGGGACATGGACATCCGGCACCTGTCGCTAGGGCAGTATGTGTTTTTCCGGGACATCGGGTTGGGCGGGCAGACGCTGGGTGGCGAGGTCGATCGGTCCTTTCGCGGCTGGGCGCCGAACCGCAGCCGAGCAGCTGCGGACCTGGGGCTGATGACCGGGATGCGACCACAGGAGTGGTCGACGGTGCTGCTGCCGGAGCTCGCGGTCGGGATGCGGCGGGCCGGAGAGGTCGTGCAATTCGACCTCCAAGCATGCGCGAAATACAAGAAGCACCGCACCGTCTTTGTCCCGCGCGACGCGCTGACCTCGGTGGACCGGTTCTTGCTGATCGAGCGGCCGGAGATGGCCGAGGGCCTGGTCCGCACGCTTGAAAGGCGCCATCGCGAGCTGCTCGTGGTCAGCGAGATCGACTACGCGCGCGGCCGACTGAGGGGGTGCTGGCAGGGCAGGGAACGGCAATTTACCTGGTCGGCGATGTCGCCGAGGCTGCGGCGGGTCACAGTCCACGAGGGACCGGCCGGGCTTGAGCCTCTGGCGGTGTTCATCGGACACGGCAGCCTGATGCTCACCTCATCGTCGTGGGACCGAATCCGCTGCCAGGCATGGGACCGGATGACGACTGTCCGGGACGACGTTCTGGCCCCTCAAATCCCCCTGAAACGCTATCGATTCCACGATCTGAGGCACACGTTTGCCCTGCGGCTTTTGGACTTCTTGATGCGGCGGGCGGCCGAGCGCGAGCGGTCGGTAGTCCGGGCGGGCATGGCGACGCTCGCCGAGCATATTGCCTTCAATCCGCTACTGATTGTCAGCCGCAGACTCGGTCATGCGAGCCCAGCCACGACCTACGAGTACTTGCGCTACCTGGAAGACCCGATGGCCTACGTTGACGCCGTGTTCGCCCAGTGGGCGGCGAGCGATGGGGACACTTACGCGGACATCGCCCTGCGGACCATGGATGTTGAGGAAGCCGGTCATGCCACGCCGCGGTGAGCGAAGCCGGGACTTCCGGCACGACGACCCTGCCCTTGGTCCGGCGCGGATCGGGGTGCGGCAGGTGGTCACGCTGGAAGCCAATGGGAAGAAGAGCGTTCTGCGGTTCGACCCGTCGCGCTTCGCCTGCCAACTGCTGGCGCAGGAGCTGGCGGACGAGTGGGCGGAATATGTCGAGGTGGCTGCTCGCCGGACGGGCACGGCCATCTTCCACCGCCAGAGCATCACCCTCTTTTGCGAGTTCGTTGACGCGCATCTGCCAGGGCGGGCTCCGACGGCGTCTTTGGGCGGAGCGGACCCGGATCTGGCTGAGGTGCTGCTGGCCTGGGAATACTCGCTGCCGGCCCGGTGGCCTCAGGGGTCGACGCGTCCAGCGTCGCTTGCGGCGAATCTCCGCATTCTGATCAGCCGGCGTCAGCGGCATTCGGACCGGGAGGTCGCTGAGAGGCTGGGACGGGTGGCCGCAGACCAGCACGGGCTGTCCTGGGGCGCCTCGAACGAGCTGGACGAGTACTCCCGCAAGGACAAGGCCGCGCTGGTCAGGGCCGCATGGGAAGACGTCAGCCGGCTCAGTAAGCGGCTGGAAGCCGGTTGGGCGATGGTCGCTGCCGGGGGCCATCCTGCGGAACGCGGCTGGTCCCGTATGCCTGACCTTCTCTGGGCCCTATCTCATCAGGCTGTCTCACCCCGGGAGATGGCCGCGAAAGTTGTGTTCCCCTTGTCGCCGGAGCTGCGGGCGCTCATCCCGGAGTACGTCAAGGTCACTGGATCGAGCAGTGGAATGCGCTGCTACTTCCTGGTCCGCGGCCTGCTGCATCAGCTCTATCCCAACGGTCGAGACCTGCATGCCTTCCGGGTGCTCTTGGTGGCCGCGACAGGCCATGCCCCGGAGGAGGTAACAGGTCTGTCTGATGAGTCGGTGGAGTTCACCGCAGGCGGCGTCCGGCTGACCATGACGAAGAACCGGGCCCGCAGGATTCACCGCAGGGCCTTCAGCCGGGTCGACAGGGCGACTGAGGTTGAGCACGTTCACGAGTACGCGGACCGGCCTCGCCTGGAAGTGTCGGAGATCGTCCGGCGGCTGATGGACGTGACCGCGCCGCTGCGTGATCTGTATGGAAAGCGTCCCGCGCCGCTGTTCTTGCAGGGGACGCTGCCGACGAGCACGTGGGAGTTCACCGTCAGCCAGGGGCGACTGCGGCTGTTTCAGGACTGGGTGAAGGCGGTGGGGCTCGAACTGGAGGGCCCGGCCGACATCCGCCGGCTGAGGAAGTCGACGAAGGTGGAGAAGGCCGTCGCCTTCGGTGGCCGCATCGCGGACATCGCAGACGACCACCACGAGGAGACGTTCCGCGGCCACTATGCGCAGGGCACCACACTGCGGGTGATCTCCGGACAGGTGATCACGGCCGCTCAACAATCGTGGTTTGAAAAAGCCATCGCGGGCCCGGTCGTCGTGGACACCACGGCCGAGGCGGCTCTCCACCAGGCGGATTCACCAGCGTTTGGTGAACTCGGACTGAGTGCTGGGCAGGTCGAGGACTTGCGAAGCGGGGCTCTGGAGATGGGGGTGACTAGCTGCCGTGATCCGTTCGACTCGCCCTTCTCCCGCTCCGGTGATCTCTGCTCGGTCGCACCGTTGCGCTGCCTGGAATGCCGCAATGCCTGGATTCTCCCCTCCCACCTGCCCCAGCTGCTGCTGTTCGCCGACCACCTGGACCGGTTGCGCACCCGACTGAGCCCGATCCACTTCCACACCCTCTGGGAGCAGACCGCCGCCAACCTGGCGGCGGTCCTCGCTGACCGGACGGAGGCCGACATCGCAGCGGCCCGTCGGCACATCGCTGACGGCACCGCCACCTTGCACCTTCCCCTTGCTGCACGAGCGGAGTTTGATGCATGAACCGCACCGTCCCCAGCTCACTGGTCACAACGGCCTTTGGCATCGACGAGCCCGTTCTGGGCTCGCACCCTCTCCTGCCGGGCGCGATCAGTCCCGTCTTTGGACAGCACGACGAGTGGAATCTCAACGGGGCGCTGCGGCGCCCGGCCAACTTGCACCCGGCTGATTGGAAGATGAAGTTCAACGGCTTTAGTGGCCTCTGGAATCTCCGGGCGCGCGAGCTGGCCATGATCGCGTTGAATCCGCGGCATCCCAGGATGATGGCTGCGGGCATCCCCGCACCCCGGCGGCCGGTCAAGGCGCGGACGGCCATCAAGATGCTCAGCGCTTTGCGGGGTCTGGAGGCATGGGCGACGGAGCGGAGACTGCCGCACGACTTGGGGGCCTGGCCGGAGCACCAGTTGCACGTTCGTGTGGCCGAGCTGCGGGAGGAGCTGAGCCTCAGCACCGTGGTGAGTCACGTCAAGTTAATCCGTGAGCTTGAGCGTTGCGGCCCGCTGCTGACCGACGGCGGACTGACCTGCGATCCCTGGCCGGGAATGTCCGCGCGGGCGGTCGCGGGTTCCACATCGGACGGTCGCGGAAGGTTGTCGACCCCGGTCATTCCGCCGCAGGTGTGGTTCCCGCTAATCCGAGCCGCCTGGACCTACATCAACAAGTTCGCCCCGGACATCCTGCGAGCCGAGGAGCGCTACCGACAACTTCAGACAGAAGCGGTGAACTCGTCGGTGGGGGCGGAGAAGCGACTGCGAGCCTGGCTGGCCACGCCGGGGAGCTCCGTCCCGATGCACCACGAGTCGAAGCCGTCCCGGATCACGGATGCAGGCACGGTCTACTGGAATCTGCTGTCCCTGCTGATCGGCATCGACGCGCGGGCGCACGTCTTCAGCAACATCCGGGCCCTCCGCCCGATTGTCCAGGAGGCGGTGGACCGCGGGCAGTGTGCGACGGCGAGCCTGCTGAGTGAGTACACCCAGGTCGAACGCGCTGATGGCACCTTGGGCGGCTGGAGCTGGGGGATCGATCTCCGCGGCCTGGCGCGGGAGATCCAGATGCTCCGGGTCGCCTGCTACATCTTCGTCACCGCGTTGAGCATGATGCGCGACTCGGAAGTCCAGGAGGTTCTCAAGGGCTCGGTGGTCAAGCACTTCGGGGCGCCGGCCGTGGTCTCGGCAGAGGTCAAGGACGAGGAGGACTTTCCGCGCAAGCACTGGTGGATCATCGAGCCGGTCGCCCGAGCGCTGGCTCTGGCCGAGGCGATCACCCCGCACTCCGAGCGACTGTTCACTGGACTCAACGGCCAGATCAGGAACGCGGAAAGGTTCACTGCCGCCGCGGGGATCAAGGCGTTCGTCGAGCACGTGAACGCCAGAACCGCAGTCAACGGGCTGGAGCCCATCCCACCCGAGCGGGTCGCCCCACACATGTTCCGCAGGACCATGAGTATGCTGACCGACCAGTTCCCTGGGTCCGAGATCGCCCTGGGCATCCAGCTGAAACACGTTGCCTCACGGGCCTTGGCCAACCGCACTACCCAGGGCTATGCAGCCTCTGCGGCATCCTGGGCCAAACACCTCGAAGGGGCGATCGAAGCCGCCCGCTTCCGGGGCCTGCGGGATCTTTTCGACGTCCACAAGGAGAACGAACCGATCGGCTTCGGCCCCGGCGCTGAGCAGCTGACCCGGACCTTCGACAAGATCCGCGAGTCCGTCGCGGCCCAGGACGGTGACGCGACGGTCGAGCACGCGCTGCTGCGGCAGGCCCGCGTCTCCATCCGCTTCGGCACCTTGAACAACTGTTTGTTCGACGCCGCCAACCCGGCTGGCGCCGTTTGTCTGGAGAACGCCGTGATCCCGCCCGGACACACCGGACCCCTGCCGGACCGCTGTCGCCCAGACCGGTGCGGCAACAGCATGATCGGCCCCCAACACGTCGAGATCTGGGACAGCGAAGAACGGTCTCTCACCAAGCTCCTGGACACCCGTCGCCTGGCCTCCGGCCACCGCGCGGCCCTCGAACAACAGCGGGACGAGGCACGGGCCGTTTTGCGGAAGGCCGGACGATGAGCGACGCGAGAGTCTCGGCCAAGGCCGAGCACAAGCTCCGCGCGGCCATGGACCGGCTCGTGTCGGGCAAGCCGCAGCACAGCGACGGCCGGCTCACGAAGAACAACCTCGCCCTGGAAGCGGGCGTCAGCCCAGCCACGATGTTCCGCGCGAAGGCGGTGCTGGCCGACTGGGACACTCATATAGACACCCACGGCAGCCTCACTCCTGGCGAGGCCCGCCGAGACGCCGACAGCAACGACCTCCGCCGTCAGCTCGCTGCGGCCAAGAAGGAGATCACCGAGCTCAACCGGCAACTGACCGCCGCGATTACGGTCGTCGCCTCGCTCTACCACGACAATCAGCTGCTTCGGACCGAGCACCAAGCGGAGGGCAACATCTTCGAACTGCCGCCTCGACCGAAGAGCTGAGCGCGTTCACGCGTATCGGCGAGCGGATCGTCGAAGGTGCTCACCACCCACTCGGGTGCCAGCATGACGGGGCGGGTGCGAGTGAAGTCGCCTTCTTGTTGGAACCGCATGACCAGGCCGAGGCCGAGAAGGCCAGCCTCTCCATTGAGACCGAAACGCAGCCTTCCTTCGTGGGATGCTGCCGGAGGCGCGACCAAGCTGGCGAAAACTGACCGGTTGTGGCTGGCTATTGGGCGTGGCGGTGGAAATTGGAGGGGTACGCGCGTACTTCGCCGCTTAGTCTCTCTAGTTCGCCCATCTTGCGGCGACCCCTACACGAGGAGGCGCCGATGGCCACCGATGGCCCGGTGACATGGGACGAGCTGCTGGCCGAACCATTCAACATCCACTCGGTCACGACCCACAACAACGTCGTCCTCGATGCGATGCGGGACATGTTTGACCTGACCGACGGGGCGTTGAACCGCATCATGCGTGCCGATCACCTCAAGCTCACCCAAACCCTGGACGAGTTTGGCATCGCCTACAGCAGCCTCGCTAAGGCGCTGGTGCCGGATCACCGCCGCAAAGAGATCGCTCTCCTCTTCGACTCCGCTGTGGCCTCCTTGAGCTCCAACGGCTTCTACGGCATTGACGTGGCGGAGGCGTGGATAGCGGGTTTGCCGCGACCGCGAAAAGGAGTCCCCGTCAACTCCATCCTGCGCGGCGACATCCTCTACGGCACCCGCGATGAAGTGCAGGCGGTCATGGACAGGGACGTCGTCTACCACCAGCCGTTCACGGTCATCCACCCATCTCAGGTGTACTGCGTGTACGTCACGAACCTGTCCAAGGAGCAGGCCAGCACGCTCATCTCCAGCGCCGCAGAGCACCCCGCCTACGTCGGGCACGCCGACTGCACTGACCGCAGCGTCCTCAAGGAGATCCTGGGCCGATCCCTGGCGAATTCTGGCCTTCGCGTGGGCGACATGATGCTGGAAGGCGTGGCCGAACCCGGCGAGACGCCCAACGGCGCAGGGCTGCCGTTTGAGGCGCTCGGCTTTACGCCTAGGCCCGTGCTCCACGAGCTGTTCCTGCCGTTCCTTGGCTATCGCATAAACAGCCAACTCACCGGCCGGAACCGTGAAGACAACCGTTCAGCGCTCACCGCACTCAGCCCTGATGCCGCACACCTGGAAGCCCCCGACATCTGGATGACGCCGGCTCGCTATGGGTACCTCCAGGACGGCAAGCACCGTGACTCTTTGGAGCAGGCCGGCCTGCTCACCTTGAGCCAGCCCGCATTGGAGGCCGCAGTCAGCAGACTGGTAGCACAGGGTTACCTGTATAACCTGCGCCTCAACGAGTACGGGAACCTGCTTTACACAGCACTGGTTGATGTCAAGGTGGAGGACGGTCGGTACCGGACCTTCACGATCGGACTCAAGTTCAATTCGCAGGACAAGCGCGTCGAGCTGACGACGTTCTTCTGACCCTCCCGCTATTGCTCGTTTTCGGGTTTCCGCGCCTAGATGCAATACCGGTGCTTTAGGGCTTCGTCCGTGGGGTTGGGGATGTTTTGGTGGGCTTAGCAAGGACGACGACTGGGGTGTCCGGGCGAGGCGGATTGTTGTGTTCGGTGCGTTTGAGCGCCCAGTTGGACATTTTGCGTTTGATCACTCGCGGGTTGGACCGTAACCGTCGTGGTTCCAGGAGACGTTCGGTGATTTCATGCAGGGTCTGCGTGAGCGCCCGGGTGAGCCGGGTGGGGGGAAAGTCCCACCTGGCTGGAGGTCTGCCGGCGGACGACGCGCAAGGTGCGGGTGAAGGACATCCGGTCCGGGTCCTCTCTCTCGTGCTGGGCGGCCTGGTGCATGAGGTCGCGCAGGGCGTGGTGCACGAGGAGGAACGCGAAGATCTCCTGCTCGGCCCCGACCGGATGCTGGGAGCGCAGGACGAAGCGGGGACCGCCCAGGTGGGTTTTGATCTCGTCGATGGTCGTCTTGCAGGTCTCGCCGCGACGAGCCGGTGCGGTACTTCCACGCGATGGCCTCCAAGGTTCGACGGTGGTCGGCGCATCGTCGACCGCAGACCGGATCGGTCGGGTATCGCCAGCTCGATCCGGTCTCATATCGCATCAGTGATCACTAATCGGACGGACATATCCGATCGATCGACGAGGAGGTCAAGGAGGCATCCTCTAGCCATCACCCCGCCCTTCGAGGCGCTGGGCTCGACTCGCACCGCTGGTCTGTGAGTGAACCAGCGTGCGCAAGTCACCAAAGTGGGCAATGGATGCACAGAAATTAAGCTAGCGTGCTATGTTGATCTACCTTCGATAAGTGGCTAGCCCTTGGAGGGGTCATGGCTGATGGGGTCACGCCGTCGCAGTGGGCCGTCGAGCGATTCGGTGAGCAGGCCGCAGAGGTGACGAAGCGCGTCGTCACCGGGCTGGCGCGCGGTCAGCGGTCAGCCCGCTTGGTCCAAGTGGCAGCTAAGAACGCGGGAGCCAAGGATAAGCGGCCCTACGGCAGCATGTGGGCTACGCGCTATAGCCAGGTCATCGAACAGTTCGACTTGGCGGACATGCCTGGGTACGAGGCGCGTAAACCCAAGGGGGCGTCGTACAGCCTGGCCGTAATCAACGGGTGCGTATTGATCCCATTTCGACACGCCACGTCGCTGAAGGAGCCGATCTCCAGTGCAAAACTAAGCACGAAGATTCCCAAACAGGTGTCCCGGGATAACGGCGTGGAGCCGGCGCAGACGCTGTTCGACGTCCTCGGCTCCTCCGAGGTGGTGACGGATCCGTCGGTAGCCGATGCGGCCTCGGCGGCCAGGGCCGAGAAGTTGACGGTGGTGTACATCGCGTACGTCGCTAACTCTGACAGCGACGAAGTTCTGGGCGCCTGGTGGGGCACTCCGAACTCACTGGAAGACGACGGCACGATGTCGTGGTCACCCGAGCGGCTCGACATGAGCATCGCAGTCGCGCAGTCCTCCAGTGACGCTCGTGGCAGCCTTCACGGCGCGGGCACTGACATCCCCACGCGCGGTTTCGCCGAGGGTGCCATTCCTTCGTTGGTCGTCACTCCACGCTCCGAGGTCGCCCACCGTCCGTCCGCTGAACGAGAACCAGCCATTCCTGAGGCAGAAGACAGTAATGAATGAGGATAACCAGCCGACACTGTTCACCACGTCTGGACGCGGATTGCGTAAAGGCCGCGTCAGCCTGGGGCAGCCCTCACCCGCGGCGGTTCACGAGGTATTCGATCCCGCCCGGCTAACTCAGGCGCGCAACCTTGTTGGGATGACTAAGAGGCGGCTGGCCGACGAACTCGGGGTGACGCCGGCCGCAGTAAGCCAGTACGAGATGGGCACC from Streptomyces sp. NBC_01341 includes these protein-coding regions:
- a CDS encoding integrase, with the protein product MNRTVPSSLVTTAFGIDEPVLGSHPLLPGAISPVFGQHDEWNLNGALRRPANLHPADWKMKFNGFSGLWNLRARELAMIALNPRHPRMMAAGIPAPRRPVKARTAIKMLSALRGLEAWATERRLPHDLGAWPEHQLHVRVAELREELSLSTVVSHVKLIRELERCGPLLTDGGLTCDPWPGMSARAVAGSTSDGRGRLSTPVIPPQVWFPLIRAAWTYINKFAPDILRAEERYRQLQTEAVNSSVGAEKRLRAWLATPGSSVPMHHESKPSRITDAGTVYWNLLSLLIGIDARAHVFSNIRALRPIVQEAVDRGQCATASLLSEYTQVERADGTLGGWSWGIDLRGLAREIQMLRVACYIFVTALSMMRDSEVQEVLKGSVVKHFGAPAVVSAEVKDEEDFPRKHWWIIEPVARALALAEAITPHSERLFTGLNGQIRNAERFTAAAGIKAFVEHVNARTAVNGLEPIPPERVAPHMFRRTMSMLTDQFPGSEIALGIQLKHVASRALANRTTQGYAASAASWAKHLEGAIEAARFRGLRDLFDVHKENEPIGFGPGAEQLTRTFDKIRESVAAQDGDATVEHALLRQARVSIRFGTLNNCLFDAANPAGAVCLENAVIPPGHTGPLPDRCRPDRCGNSMIGPQHVEIWDSEERSLTKLLDTRRLASGHRAALEQQRDEARAVLRKAGR